A single region of the Nicotiana sylvestris chromosome 6, ASM39365v2, whole genome shotgun sequence genome encodes:
- the LOC104230971 gene encoding sugar transport protein 14-like, translating to MAGGGFDDRRGARAHLYEYKITWYFIFSCIIAATGGSLFGYDLGVSGGVTSMDDFLKIFFPKVYSRKQEHLKETDYCKYDNQILTLFTSSLYFAALISTFGASHVTRNKGRKASILCGAVSFFLGALLNASAKNIAMLIIGRCLLGVGIGFSNQAVPLYLSEMAPAKIRGAVNQLFQLTTCLGVLIANLVNYATAQIHPWGWRLSLGLAAIPAVLMFVGGLFLPETPNSLVEQGKLEKAREILEKVRGTTKVDAEFADLIDASNEAKAIKNPFGNLLLRKNRPQLVIGAIAIPAFQQLTGMNTILFYAPVIFQSLGFGSGASLYSSVITGGALVVGAFMSMSFVDKFGRRAFFLEAGVEMICVMVAVAITLALKFGQGVVLPKGIGIFLVIIICIFVLAYGRSWGPLGWLVPSEIFPLETRSAGQSIVVCVNMIFTALIAQCFLVSLCHLKYGIFLLFAGLITIMSCFILLLLPETKQVPIEEIYLLWQSHWFWKRYCAPEENEDELKKGQQV from the exons ATGGCAGGTGGTGGATTTGATGATAGAAGAGGAGCAAGAGCACATCTTTATGAGTATAAGATTACTtggtattttattttttcttgcatTATTGCAGCTACTGGAGGTTCTCTTTTTGGTTATGATCTTGGTGTTTCTG GTGGGGTGACTTCTATGGATGATttcttgaaaatatttttccccAAAGTGTACAGCAGGAAGCAAGAACATCTCAAAGAAACAGATTATTGCAAATATGACAATCAAATCCTCACACTTTTCACTTCCTCTTTGTATTTTGCTGCACTTATTTCTACATTTGGTGCTTCACATGTTACTAGGAATAAAGGCCGTAAAGCCAGTATCCTATGTGGTGCAGTTAGTTTCTTTCTTGGTGCACTACTTAATGCTTCTGCTAAAAATATTGCTATGCTCATTATTGGTCGATGTCTTCTTGGTGTTGGCATTGGATTTAGCAACCAG GCAGTACCATTATATCTTTCAGAAATGGCACCTGCAAAAATCCGAGGAGCAGTCAACCAATTGTTTCAACTCACAACTTGCTTGGGAGTATTAATAGCCAATTTGGTCAATTATGCAACTGCTCAAATCCATCCATGGGGATGGAGATTATCTCTTGGCTTAGCAGCAATTCCTGCTGTACTCATGTTTGTTGGTGGCCTTTTCCTTCCCGAGACACCAAACAGTCTCGTAGAACAAG GTAAATTAGAGAAAGCAAGGGAAATATTGGAAAAAGTTAGAGGAACTACAAAAGTGGATGCAGAATTTGCTGATCTTATAGATGCAAGTAATGaagccaaagctataaagaatcCATTTGGAAATTTACTTTTGAGGAAAAATCGTCCACAATTGGTGATTGGAGCAATAGCAATTCCAGCATTTCAACAGCTTACTGGAATGAACACAATTCTTTTCTATGCACCTGTTATTTTTCAGAGTTTAGGGTTTGGCTCAGGAGCTTCTCTTTATTCATCTGTTATTACTGGTGGAGCACTTGTTGTTGGTGCATTTATGTCAATGTCCTTTGTTGATAAGTTTGGAAGAAGAGCTTTCTTTTTGGAAGCTGGAGTTGAAATGATCTGCGTCATG GTTGCAGTTGCCATTACACTAGCATTAAAGTTTGGACAAGGTGTAGTGCTACCAAAAGGAATTGGAATATTCCTAGTAATAATAATTTGCATATTTGTTCTTGCTTATGGAAGATCATGGGGTCCTTTAGGTTGGTTAGTTCCAAGTGAAATATTTCCATTAGAAACAAGATCAGCAGGACAAAGTATTGTTGTTTGTGTCAACATGATTTTCACAGCCCTAATTGCACAATGTTTCTTGGTTTCACTTTGTCACCTCAAATATGGCATATTTCTGCTATTTGCTGGTTTAATTACTATTATGAGTTGCTTCATATTGTTGCTTTTGCCTGAGACAAAGCAAGTTCCAATTGAAGAAATTTATTTGCTATGGCAAAGTCATTGGTTTTGGAAAAGGTATTGTGCACCTGAGGAGAATGAAGATGAATTGAAGAAAGGGCAGCAAGTTTAG